A stretch of Castanea sativa cultivar Marrone di Chiusa Pesio chromosome 2, ASM4071231v1 DNA encodes these proteins:
- the LOC142625116 gene encoding uncharacterized protein LOC142625116, producing the protein MSDCNLYLLCNNSDKFPNIVVFKLVSMGSSLFHKLLFDDSDEDEIMRRVLKASKSQRKHRRYIEHNRLAGHKRLYLDYFADKPITAALRMLAYRVTADFMDEYMRIGETTAIETLKKFVKAVVDIFSKEYLRAPNNEDIARLLANGERHGFPGMLGSIDCMHWKWKNCPTAWKERSPIFSELEQGHAPAINYSINVHEYTMGYYLADGIYPKWSTFVKTIPSPRGHKQKLFAKAQEANRKDVERAFGVLQARFAIVRGPAKFFYSETLQDIMKAYVILHNMIIEDERDVNEALVR; encoded by the exons ATGTCTGATTGTAATCTCTACTTGCTTTGCAATAATAGTGATAAGTTTCCTAATATTGTTGTCTTCAAGCTTGTCTCTATGGGTAGCTCTCTTTTTCACAAATTGCTTTTTGACGACTCAGACGAGGATGAGATAATGAGGCGAGTTCTTAAGGCTTCAAAATCACAACGTAAACATCGTCGGTATATCGAACATAATCGTTTGGCAGGCCATAAAAGACTTTATCTCGACTACTTTGCCGACAAACCA ATAACAGCTGCACTTAGGATGCTTGCGTATAGAGTGACAGCTGATTTTATGGATGAGTATATGCGGATTGGAGAAACCACTGCAATAGAAACTctgaaaaaatttgttaaagcGGTGGTTGATATTTTCTCCAAGGAATACTTGAGGGCCCCAAACAACGAAGACATTGCTAGACTTTTAGCCAATGGGGAAAGACATGGATTTCCAGGGATGCTAGGGAGCATTGATTGCATGCATTGGAAATGGAAAAATTGTCCAACTGCATGGAAAG AACGGTCTCCTATATTTTCTGAGCTCGAACAAGGTCATGCTCCTGCAATTAATTACTCAATCAATGTCCATGAGTATACAATGGGATACTACCTTGCCGATGGCATATATCCAAAGTGGTCAACATTTGTTAAAACAATTCCATCTCCACGAGgacacaaacaaaaattatttgcaaaagCCCAAGAGGCGAATAGAAAGGATGTAGAGCGTGCATTTGGAGTGCTTCAAGCAAGATTCGCAATTGTGCGTGGACCTGCAAAATTTTTCTATAGTGAAACGCTCCAAGACATCATGAAAGCATACGTAATTCTTCATAATATGATCATTGAGGATGAGCGAGATGTAAATGAAGCTTTGGTGAGGTGA